The following proteins are encoded in a genomic region of Oncorhynchus masou masou isolate Uvic2021 chromosome 19, UVic_Omas_1.1, whole genome shotgun sequence:
- the si:ch211-202p1.5 gene encoding endothelin-1, protein MDLTTFYFLTTTLVLILEHEAYSDSTVPGPGPEEGPVMQLIYRPLRREKRCSCENLNDKECVYFCHIGIVWVNTPSQVVPYGVGSFPVRLRREVGRCFCLKRNDFECLYFCSALRTLKEGQHYLVKRTFATKLKKRYKAEMSNKRIQQTLNARNLKEENGH, encoded by the exons ATGGATCTCACCACTTTTTACTTCCTGACCACTACTTTGGTTTTGATACTGGAGCATGAAG CATACTCAGACTCCACTGTCCCTGGGCCTGGTCCAGAGGAGGGCCCCGTGATGCAGCTCATCTACAGACCCCTACGGCGGGAGAAGCGTTGTTCCTGTGAGAACCTGAATGATAAAGAATGTGTGTACTTCTGCCACATTGGCATCGTCTGGGTCAACACTCCTAG TCAGGTAGTGCCATATGGAGTGGGCTCCTTCCCTGTTcgactgaggagagaggtgggacgATGCTTCTGCCTGAAGAGAAATGACTTTGAGTGTCTTTACTTCTGCTCTGCCTTGCGTACACTCAAAGA AGGTCAACATTATTTGGTCAAGAGGACATTTGCGACAAAGTTGAAGAAGAGATATAAGGCTGAAATGTCAAATAAAAGGATCCAACAAACACTTAACGCGAGAAACCTGAAAGAAGAGAATGGACACTAG